One Amphiprion ocellaris isolate individual 3 ecotype Okinawa chromosome 5, ASM2253959v1, whole genome shotgun sequence genomic region harbors:
- the ippk gene encoding inositol-pentakisphosphate 2-kinase, whose amino-acid sequence MEVDKMDENDWKYHGEGNKSLVVSHVQLSRVLRLLKYPAEDSENPPQTAEQAFRQIQNIVDFSSNVMSSLLGEKFIHSGEVVKLPLEFVRQLSIKVQHQRPVWRCDKVMDIYSGCALCLPNLTSPGLHQQTHTPPLCIEIKPKCGFLPSPKHVSKDIKTKVCRFCMHQHYKVANGKWKRRSLYCPLDLFSGNRQRMHFAIRHLIEEPQNNFKIFKGGQCIYSSKEGSDDSLDLNSLLHHLRPYFLYGNNRINGHMTSKALLSDFIQVLVNALLSGGGGGEVTDRRGEGRSFCEASLYNKERIRHGSQGLPSDSVLFRILQTQMLDSLDIEGLYPLYCRVEQHLQDFPKERTRLQIDGPYNEAFLEKLQKCSTEDDGSVEFAAAKVHQYRVAMTAKDCSIMVALVPSGEEEDDDEGLSAQRRLFRPPAFSCSVSILDLDPKPFDSIPRQLRLDQKIVSCYLRTGSLPKGIFTAAERDDCTLLFHPV is encoded by the exons CTTTCCAGAGTTCTACGCCTCCTCAAGTATCCAGCAGAGGATTCTGAAAACCCGCCACAG aCTGCAGAACAGGCCTTCAGGCAGATCCAGAACATCGTGGACTTCAGCTCCAATGTCATGAGCAGCCTGCTGGGGGAGAAGTTCATCCACAGCGGG GAAGTGGTCAAACTCCCTCTGGAGTTTGTGCGACAACTTTCAATCAAAGTTCAGCATCAAAGACCAG tgtgGAGATGTGATAAAGTGATGGACATCTACAGCGGCTGTGCTCTCTGTCTGCCAAACCTGACGTCTCCAGGCCTCcaccagcaaacacacactccaccACTCTGCATCGAGATcaag CCTAAATGTGGCTTCTTGCCGTCCCCCAAACACGTCAGCAAAGACATCAAGACCAAAGTGTGTCGCTTCTGCATGCATCAACACTACAAG GTGGCCAATGGGAAGTGGAAGAGACGCAGCCTGTACTGTCCTCTGGATCTGTTCTCAGG GAACAGACAGAGAATGCACTTTGCCATCAGACACCTGATAGAAGAACCTCAGAACAACTTCAAAATATTCAAG gGAGGTCAGTGTATCTACAGCAGTAAGGAGGGAAGCGACGACTCTCTGGACCTGAACTCGCTGCTGCATCATCTCAGACCTTACTTCCTGTACGGGAACAACCGGATCAACGGTCACATGACCAGCAAAGCTCTGCTCAGCGACTTCATCCAG GTTCTGGTCAACGCTCTGctgagtggaggaggaggaggagaagtgaCGGACCGACGAGGAGAAGGACGGAGCTTCTGTGAGGCGAGTCTTTACAACAAGGAGAGGATTCGACACG GCTCTCAGGGTTTACCCAGCGACAGCGTTCTGTTCAGGATCCTCCAGACTCAGATGTTGGACTCGTTGGACATTGAAGGACTTTATCCTTTGTACTGCCGAGTGGAGCAGCACCTGCAGGACTTCCCCAAAGAGAG GACTCGTCTGCAGATAGACGGACCGTACAACGAGGCTTTCCTGGAGaagctgcagaaatgttcaaCGGAGGACGACGGCTCGGTGGAGTTCGCTGCTGCTAAG GTCCATCAGTACCGTGTCGCCATGACAGCCAAGGACTGCTCCATCATGGTTGCCCTGGTGCCCAGCGGTGAGGAAGAGGACGACGACGAAGG TCTGTCCGCCCAGCGGCGTCTCTTCAGACCTCCAGCCTTCTCCTGCTCCGTCTCCATCCTGGATCTGGACCCGAAGCCGTTCGACAGCATCCCTCGCCAGCTGCGTCTGGACCAGAAGATCGTGTCGTGCTACCTGAGGACCGGCTCTCTGCCCAAAGGCATCTTCACGGCGGCTGAGAGGGACGACTGCACGCTGCTGTTCCACCCGGTGTGA